A window from Salvia hispanica cultivar TCC Black 2014 unplaced genomic scaffold, UniMelb_Shisp_WGS_1.0 HiC_scaffold_31, whole genome shotgun sequence encodes these proteins:
- the LOC125198874 gene encoding xyloglucan glycosyltransferase 4-like → MAPSSVVVTLDRPDNISLIKMNEQNPESARFHEKQKAASPKQFTWVLLLKLQRLLACIPWAATSTWAALGSIKKRVASSDPEDPRYRGRLYMFIKAFLALSLIALVVETFAYFKNWDLSLVNVYHPWEVESLVQWCYMSWMSSRTDYLAPFIAALSRFCVVLFMIQSLDRLVQCLGWFWIKFMKVRPVLERDDCGDVEDDGMSFYPMVLVQIPMCNEKEVYEQSIGAACQLDWPKDRFLVQQARWSFVNKDENLLTRLQNINLCFHFEVEQQVNGHFLNFFGFNGTAGVWRIKALEDSGGWLERTTVEDMDIAVRAHLHGWKFIFLNDVRVLCELPESYEAYKKQQHRWHSGPMQLFRLCLPAILTSKISGWKKANLIFLFFLLRKLVLPFYSFTLFCIILPLTMFIPEAELPAWVICYVPIVMSILNILPAPKSFPFLVPYLLFENTMSVTKFNAMISGLFQLGSAYEWVVTKKTGRASESDLISLAERESKNQGEEKIQRRLSESGLEMLEKLNEHRVPVVRKRNRIYRKELALACLLLTAAARSLLSAHGIHFYYLLFQGMSFLVVGLDLIGEQVS, encoded by the exons ATGGCACCAAGTAGTGTGGTAGTCACACTTGATCGGCCCGACAACATCTCCCTGATCAAGATGAACGAACAAAATCCGGAATCAGCAAGATTTCATGAGAAGCAGAAAGCTGCAAGCCCCAAGCAGTTCACTTGGGTGCTTCTGCTGAAGCTGCAGAGGCTTCTGGCTTGCATTCCATGGGCAGCAACGAGCACGTGGGCAGCTCTCGGGTCGATCAAGAAGCGTGTAGCCTCCTCTGATCCAGAGGATCCGAGGTACAGAGGCAGATTGTACATGTTCATCAAAGCATTCCTTGCTCTCTCATTGATAGCCCTTGTGGTGGAGACTTTTGCCTATTTCAAGAATTGGGATTTGAGTTTGGTGAATGTTTATCATCCATGGGAGGTTGAGAGCCTTGTGCAGTGGTGCTACATGTCTTGGATGAGCTCAAGAACTGACTATCTTGCTCCTTTCATTGCTGCTCTTTCGAGATTCTGCGTTGTCCTCTTCATGATCCAGTCGTTGGATCGCCTCGTGCAGTGCTTGGGATGGTTTTGGATTAAGTTCATGAAGGTGAGGCCTGTTTTGGAAAGGGATGATTGTGGTGATGTTGAGGATGATGGGATGAGTTTCTATCCCATGGTTCTTGTTCAGATTCCTATGTGCAATGAGAAAGAG GTGTATGAGCAATCAATTGGTGCTGCTTGCCAGCTAGATTGGCCCAAGGATCGGTTTCTTGTCCAACAGGCGCGCTGGTCATTCGTGAACAAGGACGAGAATTTGCTGACTAGGCTTCAGAACATAAACCTATGCTTCCATTTTGAGGTGGAGCAGCAAGTGAATGGCCATTTCCTGAATTTCTTCGGGTTCAATGGGACAGCCGGGGTGTGGAGGATCAAGGCCTTGGAGGACTCCGGTGGCTGGCTTGAACGGACAACAGTCGAGGACATGGACATAGCTGTCCGTGCTCACTTGCACGGATGGAAATTCATATTCCTCAACGACGTTAGGGTGCTCTGTGAGCTGCCAGAGTCGTATGAAGCCTACAAGAAGCAGCAGCATCGCTGGCATTCCGGCCCAATGCAGCTCTTCAGGCTATGCCTTCCCGCAATCTTAACTTCCAAG ATATCGGGTTGGAAGAAGGCGAATTTGATCTTCCTATTCTTTCTGCTAAGGAAGCTTGTGCTTCCCTTCTACTCATTCACACTCTTCTGCATCATTTTGCCACTAACCATGTTCATACCCGAAGCTGAGCTACCGGCTTGGGTGATATGCTACGTCCCCATTGTCATGTCGATCCTCAACATCTTACCCGCGCCCAAATCCTTCCCCTTCCTCGTGCCATACCTACTCTTCGAGAACACAATGTCAGTCACAAAGTTCAATGCCATGATCTCTGGCCTATTCCAGCTTGGAAGCGCCTACGAATGGGTGGTGACAAAGAAAACCGGGAGGGCATCAGAGTCGGACCTAATAAGCCTGGCCGAGAGGGAATCCAAGAATCAGGGGGAGGAGAAGATCCAGCGGAGGCTGTCTGAATCTGGCCTAGAGATGCTGGAGAAACTGAACGAGCACAGGGTGCCGGTTGTGAGGAAGAGGAACAGGATTTATAGGAAGGAGCTTGCATTGGCTTGCCTTCTGCTGACTGCAGCAGCAAGGAGTTTGTTGTCTGCTCATGGCATTCATTTCTATTACTTGCTGTTTCAAGGGATGTCTTTCTTGGTTGTTGGTCTGGATTTAATTGGTGAACAGGTTAGTTAA
- the LOC125198879 gene encoding ankyrin repeat domain-containing protein EMB506, chloroplastic-like — MMVSLSNALVLCPQQQWDIAARVALRSSNGRFTCSSKGYNRFPIRLTLSSSKRRARAAAEGLWEDPDDGSDDSEFEDDYDDNDEEEDEEAEEDYRSDWENNGNDKVVASKAEALSMKQYEESLVRDVEHMLRPEEIAILEQNKTPNLDILSTEKWKPFHTFALAGQIKFMDGLLENGYDIELVDKGGSTALHLAVIGKREAVISHLLRKGANPEARDQDGVTALHYAVQVGAMQTVKLLMKYKVDVNVADNEGWTPLHVAMQTRNRYIAKILLVNGADINRRNKDGNTPLDLSLCYGKEFKTYDLAKMLKQVAGSRNLDLGRIGV; from the exons ATGATGGTTTCCTTGAGCAATGCGCTAGTCCTTTGTCCTCAGCAACAATGGGACATTGCAGCCAGAGTAGCATTGCGCTCTTCTAATGGCCGCTTCACGTGCTCGAGTAAAGGGTACAACCGTTTTCCAATTCGTCTCACGCTCTCGAGTTCGAAAAGACGGGCGAGGGCCGCTGCAGAAGGGTTGTGGGAAGACCCCGACGATGGGAGTGATGACAGTGAGTTCGAGGATGATTATGACGACAacgacgaagaagaagacgaggaaGCGGAGGAGGATTATAGGAGTGATTGGGAGAACAATGGGAATGATAAGGTTGTCGCTAGCAAAGCTGAAGCCTTGTCTATGAAACAGTACGAGGAAAGTCTTGTTAGAG ATGTTGAGCACATGTTGAGGCCGGAGGAAATAGCAATTTTGGAGCAGAACAAAACTCCTAACCTAGATATATTGTCAACG GAGAAATGGAAGCCTTTCCATACCTTTGCTCTAGCtggacaaataaaatttatggatGGTCTCCTCGAGAATGGATATGATATCGAGCTAGTTGATAAG GGTGGGTCGACTGCGCTGCATCTGGCAGTCATTGGAAAGAGAGAGGCCGTCATTAGTCATCTCTTGAGGAAAGGAGCAAATCCTGAAGCACGAGATCAG GACGGTGTTACTGCCCTCCATTATGCTGTTCAAGTAGGGGCGATGCAAACTGTGAAACTGTTGATGAAGTACAAGGTTGATGTGAACGTCGCTGATAAC GAAGGATGGACACCATTGCACGTGGCAATGCAGACGAGAAACAGATACATAGCGAAGATCTTGTTAGTTAATGGCGCTGACATAAACAGGAGGAACAAG GATGGGAATACGCCCCTTGATCTTAGCTTATGTTATGGCAAAGAGTTCAAGACGTATGATCTTGCCAAAATGTTGAAACAAGTTGCTGGTAGCAGAAATCTCGATTTAGGCAGAATTGGAGTGTGA
- the LOC125198876 gene encoding uncharacterized protein LOC125198876 — translation MGDEKDAFYVVWKGDIIGVYKSINDLESVLRSSVDDTSVRVFKGYGLSKEADEYLSSHGLKNAIYSIDASEAQNDRFGQLITCPFREPNSSTSKSSSKNHQEKRPQQDIVGSASFAANPQLKPSKLDDFLQGLPVSSYCSSCIIEFDGASKGNPGPAGAGAVLRSANGGMVFRLREGVGIVTNNVAEYRGAILGLRYALSKGFKYVRMQGDSKLVCMQVQGLWRTKTQNMADLCKVAKELKDQFASFEIRHVERECNTEADAKKTLLHYI, via the exons ATGGGGGATGAAAAGGACGCCTTTTACGTTGTGTGGAAGGGGGATATTATTGGAGTCTATAAGAGCATCAATGATCTTGAATCCGTTCTTCGATCTTCG GTGGATGATACTTCAGTTCGCGTGTTCAAAGGGTATGGCTTGTCTAAAGAAGCTGATGAGTACCTCTCGTCACACGGACTTAAGAATGCTATATATTCTATTGATGCCAGTGAAGCGCAAAATGACCGTTTTGGCCAACTTATCACATGCCCTTTTCGA GAACCAAATTCTTCCACGAGTAAATCATCTAGCAAGAATCATCAAGAGAAGAGACCGCAG CAGGACATAGTTGGTTCAGCTTCTTTTGCAGCAAATCCTCAATTAAAACCTTCTAAATTAGACGATTTTCTTCAAGGTCTACCAGTTTCTTCTTACTGC AGTTCCTGTATTATTGAGTTTGATGGTGCTTCAAAAGGAAACCCTGGACCAGCTGGCGCAGGGGCCGTCCTGAGATCAGCCAATGGGGGCATG GTATTTCGGCTGCGTGAAGGTGTAGGTATTGTGACCAATAACGTCGCTGAATACCGAGGTGCCATTTTAGGCTTAAGATATGCTCTCTCAAAAGGGTTCAAATATGTACGTATGCAGGGAGACTCTAAGCTAGTCTGCATGCAG GTTCAGGGTCTATGGAGAACCAAAACTCAGAATATGGCTGACTTGTGTAAGGTGGCTAAAGAGCTCAAAGATCAGTTTGCATCATTTGAGATCCGTCATGTTGAAAGA GAGTGCAACACTGAAGCTGACGCCAAGAAAACCCTTTTGCATTACATCTAA
- the LOC125198877 gene encoding gibberellin-regulated protein 14-like, which translates to CLQQATATPPPPLPPVVKVTPPPPSPCPPPPPVAKASPPPPLPPPPPSPPRNTKECAPLCVVRCKNHSRKNICLRACVTCCARCKCVPPGQYGNREKCGKCYANMTTRGGKLKCP; encoded by the exons TGCTTACAACAAGCCACCGCCACCCCCCCGCCACCCCTGCCTCCGGTAGTCAAGGTgaccccaccaccaccatctcCGTGCCCACCCCCTCCTCCGGTAGCCAAGGCATCCCCACCACCGCCActacctccacctccaccatCGCCACCAAGGAACACCAAAG AGTGTGCTCCATTGTGTGTGGTTCGGTGCAAGAACCATTCGAGGAAGAACATATGCCTGAGGGCGTGCGTAACATGCTGCGCTAGATGCAAGTGTGTTCCACCGGGGCAGTATGGAAACAGAGAGAAATGCGGCAAATGCTACGCCAACATGACCACCCGCGGCGGCAAGCTCAAGTGTCCTTAA